GCCAGCGCCTTCGCGGCGCTGTCGGTGGCGCTCTGGGCGCTGCAGTTCGCCGGCGGGTCGGTGCCCCTGGCGCTGCCGGGGCTGCTCTGGCATGCGCATGAGATGGTGTTCGGCTACACCCTGGCGGTCGTCGTGGGCTTTCTATTCACCGCCGGGCGCAACTGGTCCGGCCAGCCCACGCCCACCGGGCGGCAGCTGCAGGCGCTGGTGGCGCTGTGGCTGACGGGACGGCTGGCGGTGTTCGCGCTGGGGGCCTGGCCGGGTGCAGCGCTGGGCTGGGTCACGCTGGGCTGGGTCACGCTGGGCTGGGTCGTGCTGGCCGTCAACGTGGCCTTTCCGATCGCTACCGGCTGGGCGCTGTGGCGGTCGCTGCGTGCCGGGGACAACCGGCGCAACGACTTCTTCCCGCTCGTGCTGGGCGGCATCGCGCTGGCGCAGCTGGCCTTCCACCTGTCGGAGCTGGGGGTGCTGCCCGGGCTGGGCCGGGGCGGGCTGCAGCTGGCGCTGGACGCGGTGCTCTTCGTGATGGCGGTGATGGGCGGGCGGGTGATCCCGATGTTCACCAACAACGGCGTGCGTGGCGCCGGTGCCGAGCGCCTGCCGGGGGTCGAGCGCCTGGCGCTGGGCAGCGTGCTGGCGCTGTGGGCGGTCGATGCGCTGACCGGCGTGCTGTTGCCGATCCTGTGGCCGGCGCTGCCGGGCGACTCGCCACTGGCCGCCGCTGCTGGCGCCTGGCTGGTGGCCGCGATCGCGCTGCTGGCTGCTGGGGCGCATGCGCGGCGCTGGTGGCTCTGGCAGCCGCGCGCCACCACCGGTGTGCCGCTGGTGTGGGTGCTGCACCTGGCCTATGCGTGGATTCCCCTGCACCTGCTGCTGCGTGCCGCCGCCCAGGCCGGCTGGATCACGCCCAGCCTGGCGACGCACGCGCTGACGGTGGGGGCGATCGGCGGGCTGACCATCGGCATGATGACCCGCACCGCGC
The Sphaerotilus microaerophilus DNA segment above includes these coding regions:
- a CDS encoding NnrS family protein, producing the protein MKSGFIAMQFIQLEEVRRPAVPPGSWALWALGFRPFYLVASAFAALSVALWALQFAGGSVPLALPGLLWHAHEMVFGYTLAVVVGFLFTAGRNWSGQPTPTGRQLQALVALWLTGRLAVFALGAWPGAALGWVTLGWVTLGWVVLAVNVAFPIATGWALWRSLRAGDNRRNDFFPLVLGGIALAQLAFHLSELGVLPGLGRGGLQLALDAVLFVMAVMGGRVIPMFTNNGVRGAGAERLPGVERLALGSVLALWAVDALTGVLLPILWPALPGDSPLAAAAGAWLVAAIALLAAGAHARRWWLWQPRATTGVPLVWVLHLAYAWIPLHLLLRAAAQAGWITPSLATHALTVGAIGGLTIGMMTRTARGHTGRALEADRWEVAAYGLIALAALARVALPLVLPATTLVAILASALLWATGMGVYAWRYWPILTRARLDGRPG